A section of the Suncus etruscus isolate mSunEtr1 chromosome X, mSunEtr1.pri.cur, whole genome shotgun sequence genome encodes:
- the LOC125998932 gene encoding dentin sialophosphoprotein-like, which yields MTKVSRRKDEGGRKKGKSKKYQKAMDHLMGQCHDIEVNITNPNQQFHAVRGNSSKINHLQKSYYRCWWHWRWQWQWRWRWPFGLTVRRCRYLRLRRKKAPRKRKAAAAQISSHHRHGGSAESPSQEKVEAEGSLVLQMSPQQKMCRLESAIHLHNASANDFSGSPEYQGKEPMEGTSAAGASVDAQKCSLSLLPKGDLVLEDEPTKDANEISCISPEESHEGPRCRQCIITTEEGDFVIQFGDSDPADTVQSQAEASDVLLGSYAARIDSYSAAEGSIITIDSDTTDDSANRHRGSTPSFAGSSAATDSDPTDDSANWHRGSDANEILGSAQEESQEGSRCRQCIVTTEEGDFVIQFGDSDPVDTVQSQAEASDALLGSYAARIDSYSAAEGSIITIDSDTSDDSANRHRGSTPIAAEGSIVTIDSETTDDSANKHRGSTPSFAGSSAATDSDPTDDSANWHRGSTPSAAEGSIVTIDSETSNDSANWHRGSDANEILGYASREESQQGTKCRQRIVTTEEGDFVIQFGDSDPEDTGLSQAEGSDANEILGSAQEESQEGSRCRQCIVTTEEGDFVIQFGDSDPVDTVQSQAEASDALLGSYAASTDSYSAAEGSIITIDSDTTDDSANRHRGSTPSFAGSSAATDSDPTDDSANWHRGSDANEILGSASREESQEGTKCRQCIVTTEEGDFVIQFGDSDPEDTGLSQAEGSDANEILGSVREEAQEGSRCRQCIVTTEEGDFVIQFGDSDPVDTVQSQAEASDALLGSYAARIDSYSADEGSIITIDSDTSDDSANRHRGSTPSFAGSSAATDSDPTDDSANWPRG from the coding sequence ATGACCAAGGTTAGTAGAAGGAAGGATGAGGGTGGCAGGAAGAAGGGcaaatctaaaaaatatcagAAGGCAATGGATCATCTCATGGGGCAGTGCCATGATATTGAGGTGAACATCACGAACCCCAATCAGCAGTTCCATGCTGTCCGTGGCAATAGCTCCAAAATCAACCACCTTCAGAAAAGTTACTATCGCTGTTGGTGGCACTGGCGCTGGCAGTGGCAGTGGAGGTGGCGCTGGCCGTTTGGGCTAACTGTCAGAAGATGCCGTTATCTGAGGTTAAGGAGGAAGAAAGCCCCAAGAAAGAGGAAGGCGGCAGCAGCCCAAATCTCCAGCCATCACAGACACGGGGGCTCGGCTGAGTCTCCCAGTCAAGAAAAGGTAGAGGCTGAGGGCTCCCTTGTTTTGCAAATGTCTCCTCAGCAAAAAATGTGCAGACTTGAGTCGGCTATCCACCTTCACAACGCCAGTGCCAATGACTTTTCCGGGTCACCAGAATACCAGGGCAAGGAACCCATGGAAGGGACTTCAGCAGCAGGAGCCTCTGTGGATGCCCAGAAgtgctccctgagcctgctgccCAAAGGCGACCTTGTCCTGGAAGATGAGCCAACTAAAGATGCCAATGAGATCTCATGCATTTCTCCAGAGGAATCCCACGAAGGTCCCAGATGCAGACAATGCATCATTACCACGGAAGAAGGCGACTTTGTCATCCAGTTTGGAGACTCTGACCCGGCGGACACTGTGCAAAGCCAGGCTGAGGCCTCTGATGTGCTCCTGGGTTCCTATGCTGCAAGGATCGACAGCTACAGTGCTGCTGAAGGCTCCATTATCACTATAGATTCTGACACAACCGATGACTCTGCAAACAGGCATCGTGGCTCCACCCCCAGCTTTGCAGGTTCAAGTGCAGCCACAGATTCTGATCCCACGGATGACTCTGCAAACTGGCATCGTGGCTCTGATGCCAATGAGATCCTGGGCTCTGCTCAGGAGGAATCCCAGGAAGGTTCCAGATGCAGACAATGCATCGTTACCACGGAAGAAGGTGACTTTGTCATCCAGTTTGGAGACTCTGACCCGGTGGACACTGTGCAAAGCCAGGCTGAGGCCTCTGATGCGCTCCTGGGTTCCTATGCTGCAAGGATCGACAGCTACAGTGCTGCTGAAGGCTCCATTATCACTATAGATTCTGACACCTCCGATGACTCTGCAAACAGGCATCGTGGCTCCACCCCCATTGCTGCTGAAGGCTCCATTGTCACTATAGATTCCGAGACAACCGATGACTCTGCAAACAAGCATCGTGGCTCCACCCCCAGCTTTGCAGGTTCCAGTGCCGCCACAGATTCTGATCCCACGGATGACTCTGCAAACTGGCATCGTGGCTCCACCCCCAGTGCTGCTGAAGGCTCCATTGTCACTATAGATTCTGAGACCTCCAATGACTCTGCAAACTGGCATCGTGGCTCTGATGCCAATGAGATCCTGGGCTATGCTTCTCGGGAGGAATCCCAGCAAGGTACCAAATGCAGACAACGCATCGTTACCACGGAAGAAGGTGACTTTGTCATTCAGTTTGGAGACTCTGACCCCGAGGACACTGGGCTCAGCCAGGCGGAGGGCTCTGATGCCAATGAGATCCTGGGCTCTGCTCAGGAGGAATCCCAGGAAGGTTCCAGATGCAGACAATGCATTGTTACCACGGAAGAAGGCGACTTTGTCATCCAGTTTGGAGACTCTGACCCGGTGGACACTGTGCAAAGCCAGGCTGAGGCCTCTGATGCGCTGCTGGGTTCCTATGCTGCAAGCACTGACAGCTACAGTGCTGCTGAAGGCTCCATTATCACTATAGATTCTGACACCACCGATGACTCTGCAAACAGGCATCGTGGCTCCACCCCCAGCTTTGCAGGTTCCAGTGCCGCCACAGATTCTGATCCCACGGATGACTCTGCAAACTGGCATCGTGGCTCTGATGCCAATGAGATCCTGGGCTCTGCTTCTCGGGAGGAATCCCAGGAAGGTACCAAATGCAGACAATGCATCGTTACCACAGAAGAAGGCGACTTTGTCATTCAGTTTGGAGACTCTGACCCGGAGGACACTGGGCTCAGCCAGGCGGAGGGCTCTGATGCCAATGAGATCCTGGGCTCTGTTCGGGAGGAAGCCCAGGAAGGTTCCAGATGCAGACAATGCATTGTTACCACGGAAGAAGGCGACTTTGTCATCCAGTTTGGAGACTCTGACCCGGTGGACACTGTGCAAAGCCAGGCTGAAGCCTCTGATGCGCTCCTGGGTTCCTATGCTGCAAGGATCGACAGCTACAGTGCTGATGAAGGCTCCATTATCACTATAGATTCTGACACCTCCGATGACTCTGCAAACAGGCATCGTGGCTCCACCCCCAGCTTTGCAGGTTCCAGTGCCGCCACAGATTCTGATCCCACCGATGACTCTGCAAACTGGCCTCGTGGCTAA